A stretch of Lactuca sativa cultivar Salinas chromosome 6, Lsat_Salinas_v11, whole genome shotgun sequence DNA encodes these proteins:
- the LOC111901642 gene encoding cytochrome P450 81Q32: protein MMNWCSIFLFSLFLYMITNHFIHMFHRFPPRPFLSLPIIGHLYLLKKTLHRTLAKISNKYGPVVFLEFGSRKVLVVSSPSAAEDCFTTNDLVFANRPKLLAGKHLGYNYTTLTWASYGHHWRNLRRIASLEILSNNRIQMFTNIRRDEVLSLMSTLHKSSKNPGFVVVEMKSCFFNVTLNTIMRMITGRRRLYSDNKGEPKAARKFQEMVEETFRLSGASNIGDFVPLAKWIGVNSIEKKMVKLNQKKDSSIQDMIDGHRRMRSHDSLTIIDVLLSLQETDPEYYTDEIIRGLILVMISAGTDTSAGTLEWALTLLLNHPESLKKVVDEIEKKVGSSRLMNDSDLPNLPYLHGVINETLRMCPAAPLIPPHESTEECIVGGFLVPPGTMLLVNLWAMQNDPKLWEEPERFKPERFVDQVEGQRDHGFKFMPFGSGRRGCPGEGLAMRMVGLTLGTLVQCFEWERIGVEKVEMKEGPGLTMPKARPLVAKYRPRPHMVDLLTRI from the exons ATGATGAATTGGTGCTCTATCTTTTTATTTTCTCTCTTCTTATACATGATCACCAACCATTTCATTCATATGTTCCATAGATTCCCACCAAGGCCTTTTCTCTCACTACCCATAATCGGGCATCTGTATCTCTTAAAAAAAACACTTCATAGAACCCTAGCAAAGATTTCCAACAAGTATGGCCCTGTTGTGTTTCTTGAATTTGGTTCACGAAAAGTCCTCGTTGTCTCATCTCCTTCTGCTGCTGAAGACTGCTTTACAACAAACGATTTAGTCTTTGCAAATCGGCCAAAACTACTTGCCGGAAAACACCTTGGTTACAACTACACCACTCTTACTTGGGCCTCGTATGGACACCATTGGCGAAACTTAAGAAGAATTGCTTCGCTTGAAATTTTGTCCAACAATCGTATTCAGATGTTTACAAACATTCGTCGTGATGAGGTTCTCTCTCTAATGTCTACGTTACACAAGAGCTCTAAAAACCCTGGATTCGTGGTCGTTGAAATGAAGTCATGCTTTTTTAACGTTACATTGAACACGATAATGAGAATGATCACAGGAAGGAGACGCTTATATAGCGACAACAAGGGAGAACCAAAGGCTGCGAGAAAATTCCAGGAAATGGTGGAGGAAACTTTCCGGTTGAGCGGTGCATCAAATATCGGAGACTTTGTGCCTCTAGCAAAGTGGATTGGTGTAAACTCGATTGAAAAGAAGATGGTAAAACTAAATCAAAAGAAGGATTCCTCCATTCAAGACATGATTGATGGGCACAGGAGGATGAGGAGTCATGATTCTTTGACTATCATCGATGTCCTGTTGTCCTTGCAAGAAACTGATCCGGAATACTATACAGATGAAATCATTCGAGGCTTGATACTA GTGATGATCTCAGCTGGAACTGATACTTCAGCAGGAACCCTAGAGTGGGCTTTAACTCTTCTACTGAACCACCCGGAATCCCTAAAAAAGGTTGTTGACGAAATAGAGAAGAAAGTGGGTTCTTCAAGACTTATGAACGACTCCGATCTTCCTAATCTTCCCTATCTTCATGGAGTTATAAACGAAACACTTCGTATGTGCCCAGCTGCACCACTGATTCCACCCCACGAATCCACAGAAGAATGCATCGTCGGTGGTTTCCTCGTCCCACCGGGAACAATGCTTTTGGTGAACCTTTGGGCGATGCAAAATGATCCGAAGCTGTGGGAGGAGCCGGAGAGATTTAAGCCGGAGAGGTTTGTTGATCAGGTTGAAGGGCAGAGGGATCATGGGTTCAAGTTTATGCCGTTTGGGTCAGGGCGAAGGGGGTGTCCTGGTGAAGGTTTGGCCATGCGAATGGTGGGGTTGACCCTAGGGACACTGGTTCAGTGTTTTGAGTGGGAGAGAATTGGTGTGGAGAAGGTGGAGATGAAGGAAGGACCTGGTCTCACGATGCCAAAAGCCCGACCTTTGGTAGCTAAATATAGACCACGTCCGCACATGGTGGATCTTCTTACTCGCATATGA